One window of the Halobacillus litoralis genome contains the following:
- a CDS encoding haloacid dehalogenase type II: MTYKAYVFDAYGTVFDVHSVMKRIHQFFPDQGPFISQQWRDRQIHYFLVRQLMDEYKPFTDITRWALLDALAYSEVSVKPEVVEELMNEYERLLPYDEVSSLSEYHPDKKFTIFSNGTRSMLEPLLENNELSAMFSLLSADDVQVYKPHAEAYRYAHEKLGYEKEEILFFSSNPWDIAGAASYGFHTAWVNRKQQKWPELGIEPTHIIQNLKEIP, from the coding sequence ATGACCTATAAAGCCTATGTATTCGACGCCTATGGAACAGTTTTCGATGTTCACAGTGTGATGAAGAGGATTCATCAATTCTTTCCTGATCAGGGTCCTTTCATCAGTCAACAATGGCGCGACAGGCAAATTCATTACTTTCTCGTCCGCCAGCTGATGGATGAATATAAACCATTCACTGATATCACACGCTGGGCTTTACTGGACGCCTTAGCGTATAGTGAGGTTTCAGTAAAGCCTGAAGTCGTCGAGGAATTAATGAATGAATATGAAAGACTACTCCCTTATGACGAAGTCAGTTCACTTTCTGAATATCACCCAGATAAAAAGTTCACCATATTCTCAAACGGCACCCGTTCGATGCTGGAGCCGTTATTAGAGAACAACGAGTTGAGTGCTATGTTCAGCCTGTTGAGCGCAGACGACGTGCAAGTATATAAACCACATGCAGAAGCTTATCGGTATGCTCATGAAAAGCTCGGCTACGAAAAAGAGGAAATCCTATTCTTTTCCAGCAACCCCTGGGATATCGCGGGGGCTGCATCCTATGGCTTCCATACTGCATGGGTCAACCGCAAACAGCAGAAGTGGCCGGAGCTTGGTATCGAGCCCACCCACATCATCCAGAACTTAAAAGAGATCCCATAA
- a CDS encoding COX15/CtaA family protein → MKKFSILTTFVTFLALILGNLVVATDSGDACGTSWPFCNGQVIPDFTDYHVLIEYSHRMMVPLLIFLTTINALGAIYKYRKRKPVLILAIMSLGLLIFQSIIGGLNVLLGTPPGFTTFDVTFSQLLLIVLVLLSYSLHEGKIELSRESWSSISMSYRAFFIGYSIYVFQVILGAFFKHSRASNVMLDIPAIEYLIKSEAAANMIYSLHWVATVVILVAAIWFVIYASRFKYHITLSWLYLITILLNAVVGFVIVVTGNIVLASSLHMIISTVTMAVGASILGGYWFKLQKKTI, encoded by the coding sequence ATGAAAAAATTCTCCATTCTGACTACATTCGTAACGTTTCTCGCACTCATCCTAGGAAATCTCGTCGTTGCGACAGATTCTGGAGATGCCTGCGGGACATCATGGCCGTTTTGTAACGGTCAGGTAATTCCGGATTTTACGGATTATCATGTCCTTATTGAGTATTCTCACCGCATGATGGTACCATTATTGATTTTTCTGACAACCATTAATGCACTTGGAGCCATCTATAAATATCGAAAACGTAAACCGGTCCTTATTTTAGCGATTATGAGTTTAGGGTTGCTGATTTTCCAATCGATCATTGGTGGATTGAATGTATTGCTTGGTACACCGCCAGGATTCACAACCTTTGATGTTACTTTCAGCCAGCTGCTGTTGATCGTCCTTGTTTTGTTAAGTTACAGTTTGCATGAAGGTAAGATTGAATTGAGCCGGGAAAGCTGGTCTTCGATTTCCATGAGTTACCGCGCCTTTTTTATTGGATACAGCATTTATGTATTCCAGGTGATTTTAGGGGCTTTCTTTAAGCATAGCCGGGCGAGCAATGTAATGTTGGATATACCAGCCATAGAGTATTTGATCAAGAGTGAAGCTGCTGCTAACATGATTTATTCCCTGCACTGGGTGGCTACTGTGGTCATCCTTGTAGCCGCGATCTGGTTTGTCATCTATGCTTCAAGGTTCAAGTATCATATTACATTGTCGTGGTTGTATTTGATCACCATTCTATTGAACGCAGTCGTCGGTTTTGTCATTGTCGTGACTGGAAATATCGTATTGGCCTCATCCCTTCATATGATCATTTCCACGGTGACGATGGCAGTGGGAGCAAGTATTCTCGGAGGATACTGGTTCAAACTTCAAAAGAAAACTATATGA
- a CDS encoding DEAD/DEAH box helicase, protein MQSYLLQPNDIKKITGQTFYTRGKQYFESGKVYGLSHNSAIRSWRAVVAGTHDYEVRVFFFEDEDVEATCECAAYATYYTCKHIAAVLIAIREKALEEFAPKLAEEGSRTTTNMPNQDRMFAVSLFEAFRQRQENRGAQDLKKPLQIQYFLHIQSILGTKSLGIELKLGEGYPYVIKNIRELLEHIHKDHSYRITKKFTYDPSEHTLSEEDREIFHLLQTSYEQEQFYEQQWNTAEQKILKISPGLIHQLLPLLKEQRAVVVERGETTGLIDYQDEFPDLSFYVSEERGHFHMHMNHLKDYDYLSDYHLLFKKGTFYPIDQEKEEVIRTLYTLLPYNSNGNHTVSHHDMEGIVSYVLPELETIADVNLDSSAQQKIIQEPLRAETYLDFSQWTLTIDVKFHYGDLSIDPFNEKVLTEQTIVRRDRQTEQEIMQIIESAEFKFDGEVVYIEDEDQLDVFLYEYLPKLKDYSDVYLSSAVRSLINQEHHELQTSVELESDGSWLDINFQIDGISSDDVTEALKAVIERKKYYRLSDGALLSLTSDSFERFQNLVDELDLSSSDLDNNQFQLSTARSLQVEDALHPSDAERNQLFNELVDRLKSPQSFEIDPPQGLEADLRPYQLTGFRWMKMLSYYGLGGVLADDMGLGKTVQTITYLLHEKKQGLMTEPAIIITPASLVYNWKKEIEKFAPGLSVQILTGDPTMRQEALANAPTKDVWITSYPLLRQDIDAYKDQKFHAMVLDESQAIKNETTKTAVAVRSIKAKHRFALSGTPIENSLQELWSLFRTIMPGFFTSKKKFTQLKPEKISLMTRPFILRRMKTEVLDELPDKIDTVQYSELTREQKEVYLAYLERIQDDIQETIATKGIQRGKIEILAGLTRLRQICCHPSLFLENYEGQSGKLEQLKELTNELKAGGHRLLIFSQFSSMLTLMHNELAKTGLDAFYLDGSTKSDKRMEMVEAFNEGEKDAFFISLKAGGTGLNLTGADTVILYDLWWNPAIEEQAAGRAHRIGQEKVVQVIRMISEGTIEERIYQLQQKKRDLVDQIIQPGESMLTSLSEEEIKQLFK, encoded by the coding sequence ATGCAGAGTTACTTATTACAACCAAATGATATAAAGAAAATCACAGGGCAAACTTTTTATACTCGAGGGAAACAATATTTTGAGTCAGGTAAAGTCTATGGACTTTCTCATAACAGCGCCATCCGATCATGGCGAGCGGTCGTAGCGGGGACACATGACTATGAAGTCCGCGTTTTCTTTTTTGAAGATGAAGATGTAGAAGCTACTTGTGAATGCGCGGCCTATGCAACCTATTACACGTGCAAGCATATTGCTGCTGTCCTTATCGCCATCAGGGAAAAAGCACTCGAAGAATTCGCTCCAAAACTTGCAGAAGAGGGAAGTCGTACAACAACCAACATGCCGAATCAAGACCGGATGTTTGCAGTAAGCTTGTTTGAAGCTTTCCGTCAACGCCAGGAGAATCGTGGAGCACAGGATTTAAAGAAACCCTTGCAAATCCAATACTTTCTTCATATTCAATCCATTCTAGGCACAAAAAGCCTAGGGATCGAACTTAAGCTTGGTGAGGGGTACCCTTATGTGATCAAGAATATTCGGGAACTCCTTGAACATATACACAAGGATCACTCCTATCGAATCACTAAGAAATTCACTTATGACCCTTCTGAACATACTCTTTCAGAAGAAGACAGGGAGATTTTCCATCTTCTGCAGACTTCCTACGAGCAGGAACAATTTTATGAGCAGCAATGGAATACTGCTGAGCAAAAAATATTAAAGATTTCGCCAGGACTTATCCATCAACTACTTCCTTTGTTAAAAGAACAACGGGCTGTTGTAGTTGAACGCGGGGAAACAACCGGCCTCATCGACTATCAAGATGAATTTCCCGATTTATCTTTCTACGTTTCTGAAGAGCGTGGACATTTTCATATGCACATGAACCACCTGAAAGATTATGATTATCTTTCTGACTATCATCTCCTTTTCAAAAAAGGAACCTTCTATCCGATCGATCAGGAGAAGGAAGAAGTGATTCGCACTCTATACACGCTTCTTCCCTACAATTCAAACGGGAACCATACGGTGAGCCATCATGATATGGAAGGCATTGTATCCTATGTTCTCCCTGAATTAGAAACAATCGCTGACGTGAACCTGGACTCATCTGCCCAACAGAAAATCATCCAGGAACCCTTACGCGCGGAAACGTATTTGGACTTTTCCCAATGGACACTGACCATCGATGTGAAATTCCATTATGGCGATTTATCCATTGACCCATTCAATGAAAAAGTTCTCACTGAACAGACGATCGTCCGCCGTGATCGTCAAACTGAACAAGAGATCATGCAAATCATAGAGTCCGCTGAATTCAAGTTTGATGGGGAAGTGGTCTATATAGAGGATGAAGACCAACTGGATGTTTTCCTTTATGAATATCTGCCCAAACTGAAAGATTACAGTGATGTGTATCTATCCTCTGCTGTCCGATCATTGATCAATCAAGAGCATCATGAATTGCAAACATCTGTAGAACTGGAAAGTGATGGCAGTTGGCTCGATATCAATTTCCAAATTGATGGAATCAGCTCTGATGATGTCACGGAGGCATTAAAGGCTGTAATCGAACGGAAAAAGTATTACCGCCTTTCTGACGGGGCCCTTCTTTCACTGACATCGGATTCGTTTGAACGTTTTCAAAATCTTGTCGATGAACTTGACTTGAGCTCGTCAGACTTGGATAACAACCAATTCCAATTATCAACTGCTAGAAGCTTGCAGGTTGAAGACGCGCTGCATCCAAGTGACGCGGAAAGGAACCAATTGTTCAACGAGCTCGTTGACCGCTTGAAATCACCACAGTCATTTGAAATCGATCCACCCCAAGGGCTCGAAGCAGATTTGCGCCCTTACCAGCTGACAGGTTTCCGGTGGATGAAGATGCTCAGCTATTACGGCTTAGGCGGCGTCCTCGCAGATGATATGGGACTTGGAAAAACGGTCCAGACGATCACCTATTTGTTGCACGAGAAAAAACAGGGGTTGATGACAGAGCCAGCTATCATCATCACACCTGCTTCCCTTGTCTATAATTGGAAAAAAGAAATCGAAAAATTCGCCCCAGGTTTATCGGTACAGATTCTTACAGGGGATCCAACAATGAGACAGGAAGCCCTGGCCAATGCTCCCACAAAGGATGTGTGGATTACCTCCTATCCACTTCTCAGGCAGGATATTGATGCATATAAAGACCAGAAGTTCCATGCGATGGTATTGGATGAATCCCAAGCCATTAAGAACGAAACGACAAAAACAGCAGTTGCCGTAAGGTCTATCAAAGCAAAGCACCGCTTCGCATTGAGTGGGACGCCGATCGAAAATTCGCTGCAAGAATTATGGTCCCTTTTCCGCACCATCATGCCAGGCTTTTTCACAAGCAAGAAAAAGTTCACGCAATTGAAACCTGAGAAAATCTCGCTGATGACGCGCCCGTTCATATTGCGCCGGATGAAAACTGAGGTGCTTGACGAATTGCCGGATAAAATCGACACTGTTCAGTATTCCGAATTGACGAGAGAACAGAAAGAAGTCTACCTCGCTTATTTAGAACGGATTCAGGACGATATCCAGGAGACGATCGCGACAAAAGGAATTCAGCGTGGGAAGATTGAAATACTCGCAGGACTTACCAGACTGAGACAAATTTGTTGCCACCCATCACTTTTCTTAGAAAATTATGAAGGACAGTCCGGCAAGCTTGAACAATTGAAGGAACTCACCAATGAACTGAAGGCAGGCGGCCACCGTTTGCTCATTTTCTCCCAGTTTTCAAGCATGTTGACTTTGATGCATAACGAGCTTGCAAAAACAGGACTCGACGCGTTTTATTTAGACGGGAGTACAAAGTCTGATAAACGGATGGAAATGGTTGAAGCCTTCAATGAAGGTGAAAAAGATGCCTTCTTCATCTCATTGAAAGCTGGAGGTACTGGATTGAACTTGACGGGTGCAGACACTGTCATCCTTTATGATTTATGGTGGAACCCAGCCATTGAAGAACAGGCAGCAGGACGGGCCCACCGGATCGGTCAGGAGAAAGTCGTCCAAGTGATCCGGATGATTTCTGAAGGTACCATCGAAGAGCGCATTTACCAACTGCAACAAAAGAAACGCGACCTCGTCGACCAGATCATCCAGCCAGGAGAATCCATGCTCACATCCTTAAGCGAAGAAGAAATCAAACAACTATTCAAATAA
- a CDS encoding peptide chain release factor 3: MSQIQEEMKKRRTFAIISHPDAGKTTMTEKMLLFGNLIRSAGTVKGKKSGKFATSDWMEIEKQRGISVTSSVMNFPYKGYQVNILDTPGHEDFSEDTYRTLTAVDSVVMVIDGTKGIEAQTLKLFKVCKMRGIPIFTFINKMDREGREPLDLMEEIEQTLDIETYPMTWPAGMGKRFLGVFDRENEQFVHYTGNEEENYISYDDLEQYPELTENATFQEAQEEMEMVDEAGDTFDMDKVLKGDQTPVFFGSALAPFGVETFFNSFIEMAPEPAPRKSTEGFVSPEHEEFSGFIFKIQANMNPQHRDRIAFVRICSGKFERGMNVTLSRTGKTFKLAQSQQFVASSRGTVEEGYAGDIIGIYDPNVYRIGDTIVTGKSKFEYDELPQFPPELFKKVTAKNVMKSKQFRKGLEQLVQEGAIQLFKRYRFEDYIIGAVGELQYEVFEYRMKNEYNVDIELTPLGERIPRWLKEDQVDESLFDERNMLAEDREGNPVVLFKNDFSLRWFQDKHPKIELTDLFEVNQYNQTFEN, from the coding sequence ATGAGTCAAATACAAGAAGAAATGAAAAAGCGCCGTACGTTTGCTATTATCTCCCACCCGGACGCAGGGAAAACAACTATGACGGAAAAAATGTTGCTATTCGGTAACTTGATCCGTTCAGCCGGTACGGTCAAAGGTAAAAAATCAGGGAAATTCGCAACTTCCGACTGGATGGAAATCGAGAAACAACGTGGGATTTCCGTCACATCAAGTGTAATGAATTTTCCGTACAAAGGTTATCAAGTCAACATCCTGGATACACCGGGGCACGAAGATTTCAGTGAAGATACGTATCGTACCTTGACAGCGGTGGACAGTGTGGTCATGGTCATCGACGGAACAAAAGGAATTGAAGCCCAAACGTTGAAATTGTTCAAAGTTTGTAAAATGCGTGGTATTCCGATTTTCACTTTCATTAATAAAATGGACCGTGAAGGACGGGAGCCTCTGGATTTAATGGAAGAAATCGAACAGACTCTTGATATTGAGACATATCCTATGACGTGGCCAGCTGGCATGGGTAAACGATTCCTTGGTGTGTTTGATCGTGAAAATGAGCAATTTGTTCATTACACAGGAAACGAAGAGGAAAATTACATTTCTTATGACGACCTCGAGCAATATCCTGAACTGACAGAAAATGCAACTTTCCAGGAAGCTCAAGAGGAAATGGAAATGGTAGACGAAGCGGGTGACACCTTTGACATGGATAAAGTGTTGAAAGGGGACCAGACACCTGTATTCTTCGGTAGTGCGTTGGCGCCTTTCGGTGTGGAAACATTTTTCAATTCGTTCATCGAAATGGCACCTGAACCAGCACCAAGAAAATCAACCGAAGGATTCGTTTCACCTGAGCACGAAGAATTCTCAGGATTCATCTTTAAGATTCAAGCGAACATGAATCCACAACACCGTGACCGCATTGCTTTCGTGCGAATTTGTTCAGGTAAATTCGAACGTGGAATGAATGTCACCTTATCCCGGACAGGGAAAACATTCAAGCTTGCTCAGTCCCAGCAGTTCGTCGCTTCTTCACGAGGAACAGTCGAGGAAGGGTATGCGGGCGATATTATCGGAATCTATGATCCGAACGTCTACCGCATAGGAGACACCATTGTTACCGGTAAGTCGAAGTTCGAATATGATGAACTGCCACAGTTCCCCCCTGAACTATTCAAAAAAGTGACAGCGAAAAACGTCATGAAATCGAAACAGTTCCGAAAAGGGTTGGAACAGCTTGTCCAAGAAGGAGCCATCCAACTGTTCAAGCGTTACCGTTTTGAAGATTATATTATCGGCGCCGTCGGTGAACTTCAATATGAAGTATTCGAATACCGGATGAAGAATGAGTATAATGTGGATATTGAGTTGACTCCATTAGGTGAACGGATTCCACGCTGGTTGAAGGAAGATCAAGTGGATGAATCATTATTTGATGAACGGAATATGCTGGCAGAAGACAGAGAAGGAAATCCTGTCGTTCTTTTCAAAAATGATTTCTCACTCCGTTGGTTCCAGGATAAACACCCTAAGATTGAACTCACGGATTTATTCGAAGTAAACCAATATAATCAAACCTTTGAAAATTAA
- the uvrB gene encoding excinuclease ABC subunit UvrB — protein sequence MEGNFELFSHFSPEGDQPRAIKQLVEGINRGEKHQTLLGATGTGKTFTMSNVIEQVNKPTLIIAHNKTLAGQLYSEFKEFFPNNAVEYFVSYYDYYQPEAYVPSSDTFIEKDASINDEIDKLRHSATSSLFERNDVIIVASVSCIYGLGSPDEYRSQVLSIRTGMEKDRDELLRNLVDIQYARNDIDFQRGTFRVRGDSVEIIPASREEHAMRVEFFGDEIDRIREVDVLTGEVVGDREHVAIFPASHFVTREEKLKKAIKNIEKELAVRVKELRDQDKLLEAQRIEQRTNYDLEMMNEMGFCSGIENYSRHLTFREEGATPYTLMDYFPEDSLIMVDESHVTLPQVRGMYNGDRARKQVLVDHGFRLPSAMDNRPLMFSEFENHINQIAYVSATPGPYEIEHTPKMIEQIIRPTGLLDPEIEVRPIHGQIDDLVGEINKRKDRNERVLVTTLTKKMSEDLTDYLKELGIKVAYLHSEIKTLERIEIIRDLRVGKYDVLVGINLLREGIDIPEVSLVSILDADKEGFLRSDRSLIQTIGRAARNENGRVIMYADKITKSMQFAIDETYRRREKQIAYNEEHGITPTTIKKEVRDVIKATAVAEEEGDYELGKKPSEMTKKERQEFIDNMETEMKQAARDLDFERAAELRDILLELKAEG from the coding sequence GTGGAGGGGAATTTTGAATTATTTTCACATTTTTCACCTGAGGGGGATCAACCGCGAGCGATAAAGCAGCTCGTTGAAGGGATCAACCGTGGGGAAAAGCATCAGACGCTACTAGGAGCCACTGGTACAGGAAAGACATTTACGATGTCGAACGTCATTGAACAAGTGAACAAGCCGACGCTGATCATTGCTCATAATAAAACGTTGGCCGGTCAATTATATAGTGAGTTCAAGGAGTTTTTTCCGAATAACGCCGTTGAGTATTTTGTCAGCTATTATGACTACTATCAGCCGGAAGCATATGTGCCGTCCTCGGATACGTTCATAGAAAAAGATGCGAGCATCAATGATGAAATTGATAAATTGCGTCACTCTGCAACATCCTCATTATTCGAACGTAATGATGTCATCATTGTCGCCAGTGTTTCTTGTATTTACGGTCTGGGTTCTCCCGACGAATACCGCAGTCAGGTTCTATCGATAAGAACGGGAATGGAGAAAGATCGCGATGAACTTCTGAGGAATCTTGTTGATATCCAATACGCAAGGAATGATATCGACTTCCAGCGCGGAACGTTCCGTGTCCGAGGAGATTCCGTAGAAATAATCCCGGCTTCCAGAGAAGAACACGCCATGAGAGTGGAGTTTTTCGGAGATGAAATAGACAGGATCCGTGAAGTCGACGTACTCACTGGAGAAGTTGTCGGAGATCGGGAGCATGTCGCTATTTTCCCGGCTTCCCACTTCGTCACCCGTGAAGAAAAATTGAAAAAAGCGATAAAAAATATAGAAAAAGAGTTAGCTGTCCGCGTGAAGGAATTGCGTGATCAGGATAAATTGTTAGAAGCTCAACGGATTGAGCAGCGTACCAATTATGATTTAGAAATGATGAATGAGATGGGCTTCTGTTCTGGTATCGAAAACTATTCAAGGCATTTGACTTTCCGTGAAGAAGGAGCGACTCCTTACACGTTGATGGACTATTTCCCTGAAGATTCTCTCATCATGGTCGATGAGTCCCATGTCACCTTGCCTCAAGTAAGAGGGATGTATAACGGTGACCGTGCTCGTAAACAAGTGTTGGTGGATCATGGTTTCCGACTTCCTTCTGCTATGGATAACCGCCCGCTCATGTTTTCAGAATTTGAAAATCATATTAATCAAATTGCTTATGTATCAGCAACACCTGGGCCTTACGAAATTGAACATACACCGAAGATGATTGAACAAATCATCCGGCCGACAGGATTGCTTGACCCTGAAATTGAGGTCCGGCCGATTCATGGCCAAATCGATGATCTTGTAGGAGAAATCAATAAACGCAAAGACAGGAATGAACGAGTCCTTGTAACGACATTGACGAAGAAAATGTCTGAGGATTTGACCGATTATCTGAAGGAACTTGGCATCAAAGTCGCCTACTTGCATTCGGAAATCAAAACGCTTGAGCGTATTGAAATCATCCGTGACTTACGTGTCGGAAAATACGATGTCCTTGTCGGAATCAACTTGTTACGAGAAGGAATCGACATTCCGGAAGTATCGCTTGTCTCCATCCTCGATGCGGACAAAGAAGGTTTCTTAAGGTCTGATCGATCATTGATCCAGACGATTGGACGTGCTGCGCGTAACGAAAATGGGCGAGTGATTATGTATGCAGATAAAATCACCAAATCGATGCAGTTTGCGATTGATGAAACTTATCGACGTCGTGAAAAACAAATCGCTTACAACGAAGAACACGGCATTACACCGACCACGATCAAAAAAGAAGTGCGTGATGTCATCAAAGCGACAGCTGTTGCGGAAGAAGAGGGAGATTATGAGCTAGGCAAGAAGCCATCAGAGATGACGAAGAAAGAACGTCAGGAATTCATCGATAATATGGAAACGGAAATGAAACAGGCAGCGCGCGATCTTGATTTCGAACGTGCCGCTGAACTACGTGACATTTTGTTGGAACTAAAAGCGGAGGGATGA